The Morganella morganii sequence GGATCTGACAACGCTGCAACCGCCGGTACAACTGGAAATGCCGCCGCTGCCACAGCCGGACATTATTATGCTGGATGATATCGCTGTTATGGAAAAAGGCTATCACTACCAGTCACCGCTGGATGAAATCGGCCATCTGCATGAAGAGATCCGCACGACATTCTGGCGTGATTTTATCCGTCTGGTGTCACCGGAACTTCCGTACTGTTATGTCCGCACCGCCTATGACAGAACATCAGATCAACCGGAATGTATTGCTATCGGCTATCATATCGGGGTGGATGATCCGGCCTTTATTGTACAGGAAAACGAATTAACACCGGCGGTGATCAACCGCGGGAAATATGCAAAATTCCATTTTGACGGCTTATTCCGTGATTACCGGGATTTCACCTTCAATGTGTATTTATACGCGTTACCGCAGCTCGGATTATGCCGCCGTCCGGGACTGGATATTGAAAAATATACCCGAACCGAAGCAATAAGTGATAATCCGCCAGAGCACCTGTGTGTGGATTATTATATTCCGGTACTTTAATCTCTCCCGCATTTTCTCCCTGTTCATGCCGGTTATTTTCTGTTACAGAAAAATAACCGGTATCTGACATAATATTGATTACGGTCAGTAAATCTCAGCACGGTTATTAACCTGTTGTAATATACTATAACCTTCATTAACTCAGTATAAATACGTCACCCTCCGGCAGTTAAATACAATTACCACGGACGGACCTATGAATAAACTGACTCCGCTGAAACCTGTTCCTTCCTTAATCGCTGTTCTTATTACCTGTATTATCTGGTTTGCTGTTCCGGTACCCGATGGCGTTGATCCTAATGCCTGGCATCTGCTCGCACTTTTTGTCGGTACAATTGCCGCGATTATCGGTAAAGCGATGCCTATCGGTGCCGTTTCCATGGTGGCGATTGCCCTTGTCGCCCTGACCGGCGTGACTAATCCCGGCTCCGCGAAAGCTGCGCTCGCTGATGCCCTGAGCGGCTTTTCCAATGAGCTTATCTGGCTTATCGGGGTCTCTATTATGGTCTCCCTCAGCCTGAATAAAACCGGGCTCGGGGCACGTATCGGGTACTATTTTATTTCCCTGTTCGGCAAGAAAACGCTGGGTATCGCTTATTCCCTGGCGATCGCCGAAACCGTACTGGCACCGGTCACTCCCAGTAATACTGCGCGCGGCGGCGGGATCATCCACCCGATTATGCGCTCTATCGCTGACAGTTTCGGTTCAAAAGCCGATGACGGCACCAGCGGAAAAATCGGCCGCTATCTGGCGCTGGTGAATTACAATACCAACCCTATCACGTCCGCCATGTTTATTACCGCCACCGCACCTAACCCGCTGATTGTCACCCTGATTGTACAGGAGGCCGGTAAAGGAGCAGAGCTGAGCTGGTCGATGTGGGCAGTGGCCGCATTTTTACCGGCGCTGATCTCGCTGATTATCATGCCGCTGGTGATCTATTTTCTGTATAAACCGGAGATCACCGCCACCCCGGATGCCCCGGAATTTGCCCGTGAGCGGATCCGCGAACTCGGCCCGGTGTCTCTGCCGGAAAAAATCACACTCGGGGTCTTTATCCTTCTGCTGGCATTGTGGGCCGGCGTGCCCGGCTGGCTGTTCGGCAGTGAATATAACGTGAACCCGACTACCGCCGCCTTTATCGGCCTTGCCGCCCTGTTGTGCAGCGGTGTGCTGAGCTGGGATGATGTGCTGAAAAACAAAGGGGCGTGGGATACCGTCGTCTGGTTCGCCGCGCTGGTAATGATGGCATCATTCCTCGGCAAACTCGGGCTGATAAAATGGGTCTCGCTGACGGTCGGCGGCGGTATTGACCATCTCGGGATCGGCTGGACCGGCGGGATGCTGCTGCTGGTGCTGTTTTATGTCTATTCCCACTACTTTTTTGCCAGCACCACTGCGCATATCACCGCCATGTTCGCGGCGTTTTATGCCGCCGGACTGGCACTCGGCGCACCGCCGATGCTGCTCGGGCTGACCCTGGCGTTTTCCTCCTCGCTGATGATGTCACTGACTCATTACGGCACCGGCACCGCCCCGATTATTTTCGGTTCGGGTTACACCACCCTAGGTGAGTGGTGGAAAACCGGTCTGGTGATGAGCATCGTTAACCTGGTTATCTGGATTATCGCCGGCAGCCTGTGGTGGAAACTCCTCGGATACTGGTAACAGATTGACCGGCATCATCTTCCTGAGGGTATTCTTTGCCGAATTAAGAATTATCGCATAAAGAATACTTATATACTGACCCCGCAGTTTTTATCAGTGATAACACGGGGGGATGATGCAAAAGGAGATAGTGCAGCCGGTATCTGCGGACACCGGCGCGATTGAGCAGTCCGCGGATAATCCGTCGCCCTGTGCGCCGCTGACCCCGTCGGCGGAAACCCGCTATCTGAAAGCGATGGAGCAGACTGACCGTTATCACTGCCGCTATAATCCGTCCTATGCTCTGCTGGATAACGCAGAGCCCGCGCCGGTCATTCCCGCAGCGCTGTTCCGCAGCGGGTGTCCGGCCACGCACTCATTCTGTCAGATGCGTCTGCAATGGCTGGCGGCCACCTGCGCCATTGATACCGCTGCAGAACATGCCCTCAGCGACTCACATTGGTACGCGGCACAGCGGGTACTGATTATTGATAACGGCCATAATCCGCTGACCACGGCAGAGCTGGTCATCGCCGCTTATATCACCGGTACAAAATGACATCCGTCTGCGGTGAAATAACACACCGCCGGCTTACGCAGCCTGACATTTGATCTGCTATTATTATTTGTCTCAGCAAAATCACGGATTTGATCGTTATGACCACAGAAGCACCCGTTTTTTTACTCGCCCCGCCTCAGCGTGATGAAGCGGATTATCTGACCCGCCTGTGCCTGCGTTCAAAACAACACTGGGGATATGATGAAAAATTTATGGCGACCTGCCGGGATGAACTGACCATTACCTCCGCTGATTTTGACCGTTCGCGGCTGATGACCGCACGAATCAACGGCAAAATTGCCGGTGTTGTGCAACTGACCATCAACCGCCAGGAAGAGAACGGAAAGCTATCCAAACTCTTTGTGCATCCGGATTATCTGCATCAGGGAATAGGCAGCGCACTGTACCAGTGGGCAGTTTCCTCCGCCCGGACACAGTGTATCAGCGCCCTTCTGGTGGATGCTGATCCCAACGCGGAAGCATTTTATATCCGCCAGGGGGCTATCCGCATCGGGGAAACGCCGTCGGAATCCCTGCCCGGCCGGGTTCTCCCGCTGTTACTGATTTCGCTGCACTGACACCGGCGCTGTTTTTTTATCCTCAGCCGCCGCATGTGCTGTCAGTGCCGGAAAATCCGCTTCGGTAAACGGCAGTGCGGTCACCGGCAGATTTCCGGGATTGTTTGTCCGCCATAATTCAAAGGACGCCAAATCCGCCAGCGGCCAGCCCCGGTAATGCTGAGGTAATGCCAGTCTCAATCCGGCGGCGGTTTCCCGCGCTGGCTGTGACGGCAGCCGGTCATCACTCACACTGTAATCCCGGCGCAGCACCAGAAACTTCTCCGGCACCCGCTGGCGCTTATCCCACCAGCGCCCGTCGATACTGTCAAACATCTGCCGGGTAACGGCTGCGGGCTGTGCATCCAGTTGTGCCAGCGCCAGCGGAAGAATACTCTCCATTCCGCGGTTAAAATCAGCGACTGATCCGCCGTGTCCCTGTAACAGCAAGGTGATGGCAAGGCGCGCCCCCAGCAGGTTGGAATAGAGATCTTCCGGGGTAAATGCCGAAATTTCTTCCGGAAAACCGGGAACTGAATGATAACCATACCACTGGGCAATTTCATGCCATGCCGCCAGGCGAAACGCGAGCCGCGCGGCCAGATACACACTCAGGGTATAGCGCTCTGCCGGATCCTGCGGCGGGATAAAATGGCGGAACTGAATACGGCGGGAAAACAGTTCATCCGACAGTATCAGCATCCGGGCATTACCAAGATGCGGATAGATTTGCGTGAACAGGTAATAAGTGTAATCGGCGGTATCCCGCACATGGGCGATATCAATAAATCCGCCGTGGCGGGAATAGATGATCCCGAGGTTTTCATTACTCAGGCCGATAACTTCCGCCACGCCAAACCAGAAGCTGTCATTGTAGACATGCTCCCCCAAATCACCGGCGGTCAGCACATTGCCGATGGTGTAAAACGGCACCGGAACCGGCCCCAGTTTTGCCTGCAAATCATAGCCGAATGCGCAGCAGGGGCGCAGCCCGTCAGGCGCCCCCACCTTATCTGCAACCGGAAATGCCTGAGCTGCCGTTTCCGTGGTCTGCGGAGAAAGATCGGCGCGTATAACCGGCACATCGGCCATCCGGCTCTGACAGCCGGATAACAGTACCATCATGATAATTGCGCTGATAAATACCCGCATCAGAAGGCTTCCCCGACCTGGAAATAAAAACCGCTGCTCTGTTTCCCGCCCCCAAAATCAAGCCGCACATTCATCCGGGGTTTGAATTCAAAACGATATCCCACACCGACGTTCGGCAGCCAGTGACCGCCGCCGAGATGACGTGCACTCTCACTCATCGTCCCGCCGCCGGCCCAGAGCACAATACCGTGCCGCCAGTCCAGCTTGCGCCGGTACTCCACCTGTGAGGCAAAGACATGATTATCCTGATAGCGGCCGTCATAATAGCCGCGCATCTGCCGCCCGTTACCGAGGCGGGAATACTGATCCCACGGCACATCTCCGGAGGCAAACCGCGCGTAGTTATCAAACGCCAGCACCGTTTTATCATCCAGCGGATAATAATAGTTGTACTGAATCTCGGTGGTATTAAACCGCGTATCACTGCCGAGTGACGGCGCATACCAGGTATAACGCAGATCCAGCGCCTGCCCCTGACGGGCATTCGGCAGGAAATCCCGGCTGTCATAACTGAAGGTGGCGCTGACCCCGGAACTGACCGCATGCCGGTCATAATCATGCTCATCCATATAGCGGCTGAACGGTTTATCCGGCGAGGCCGCATTCAGTGTGCTGAAATCCCAGCCTAACCCGATATAGGTATTATCCGCCACCCGGCGCAGCAGTGACGGCGTCAGCCGCAGTTGCTGTGACTTATATTCACCGAAATGATCTTTGACACGCCCGGCCTGATAGCCTTTCCCCCAGTAATCCGTCGGCACATTATTGATCGTGCCGCTGAGATAAAAACGCCAGTTATCATTATCCAGATAGGTGTAATTATTCAGGTTCAGCCCGAACGCCCCGGTTGAGGAGGCAAAACCACTGAGGGATAAGGTGGATATTTTACTGTCAGGATCACTATCCGCCTGATACATACCGACCAGCGCCACCCCGACGCCTAATTCCAGTTCAGGGGTATAAAACGGCCCGGGTAACACCCCCCAGTCGATGGTTTTGCTGCGGTCAAATTGGTTATTACTGCCCAGTCCGGACAGTGCATCATCAATTTGTTCCCGTGAGGGTAAATAACCGGCCTTTGCTGTGTGAACCGCCACCAGACCGGCAAATGCCAGCCCGGCGGAAAAATAACGAAATATCATTAAAAACGGAATTCTCCGGAAATAAAGAAACTGTTACGGTTATTAAAACCCACTTCTGAGATTATATTAAAATTGCGGGTCACTTCTAACCGGGCGCCGACCAGGTTGCTCCATTTATGAGCAAGATGCTGTTCAACATCGAATTTCATATCGCCGGGGATCATATTTTCCATGCCTCCCGGTAACGATAAGTTTAATCCGCTGATATCCCCTTTGAAACGCTGGGTAATATCCTGATACATAGCACCGGTCCAGACCTGTAATTTGGTATTTCCCTGACCGGCAATTAACGGTGAAAAAACAAATTCATAACCGACGCGGGGTGAAACAACCAATGCTTTAATATCACCGTCAAGGATATCAAGATTGGTTTTGGTATAGTTAACATCGACTGTACCGAAGAATTGCTCATAGGCACCGGCAAAAGTCACACCCGCACCATAAGTTTTCCCTTCGAAATCCAGTTTAAAGGGCTGACCTTCAATCTTAGAGTCAAGATTAATATTATGTATTTTTCCAAACATCTTAACATCCACCGAACCACCGGCCAGTGTTGTGTCAGATTTACCCTTTGTTTTTCCGTATAAACCATACACATTCATAAACGGAAATACCCATGAGTCTAACTTCAGCATATGGGTTTCTGTTTTTTCACGGGTATGACCGGCATCAATGTTAATACCTTCAACCGATGCTTTAAAAAGGCCTTCACCGACGACAATTTTTGTCGGCATAATAAAACCGATTTTATCCACAACAATATCCTGCCGCAGATTCATATAGTTATAACCGACACCAAACGGCTCGGGAAGATCATAACCACGGGCGCGGGCTTCATCGCCCCAGATAGGCAGAATACGGGATTTGGATTCAGAAGGACGGGTGGCATCAGGAGAGCCATCGTCATTTTGTGCAGAGCCGCCGGACTGGCTGACACTTAACGACAGAGTCGGGCCGTCAGCATAAGAAAAAGCGCTCAGGCTCAGTGAGCCGGTAATAATCAGAGTATGAAGTATCGGGCGTAACATAATATAAGCCGGTTTTGTTTAATTAAATGGTGATGAATTCTAACGGCTAATCCCCTCTGATTACGAGCTTTCTGTGCGATAATTAGTAATAATTGCTATGTACGTAACGTTATTGTCATTTACAGTAATAATAACTTAACATTATCATAATAAAATACACAGTAAATATGTAACCTGAAATATAAAACATTAATATCCATATAATCACATCGTATATTTTATATTAGATGCAATAATTTAAATAATAAGATCATTAACTTTCAATATTGCGGACATTATGCTATTTCCTTATAACTATAAACGCACC is a genomic window containing:
- a CDS encoding helix-turn-helix domain-containing protein: MLKHDNTVTESVDSVPVTDKEQDDNAFYLSVIKDIILWIEHNLDKSLQLDVVAERSGYTKWYFQRIFKRFTDMTLAGYIRRRRLTKAATELRLTTQNIGDIALKYQFDSQQSFARRFKAVFNMTPTEYRRNPNWDLTTLQPPVQLEMPPLPQPDIIMLDDIAVMEKGYHYQSPLDEIGHLHEEIRTTFWRDFIRLVSPELPYCYVRTAYDRTSDQPECIAIGYHIGVDDPAFIVQENELTPAVINRGKYAKFHFDGLFRDYRDFTFNVYLYALPQLGLCRRPGLDIEKYTRTEAISDNPPEHLCVDYYIPVL
- a CDS encoding anion permease, which produces MNKLTPLKPVPSLIAVLITCIIWFAVPVPDGVDPNAWHLLALFVGTIAAIIGKAMPIGAVSMVAIALVALTGVTNPGSAKAALADALSGFSNELIWLIGVSIMVSLSLNKTGLGARIGYYFISLFGKKTLGIAYSLAIAETVLAPVTPSNTARGGGIIHPIMRSIADSFGSKADDGTSGKIGRYLALVNYNTNPITSAMFITATAPNPLIVTLIVQEAGKGAELSWSMWAVAAFLPALISLIIMPLVIYFLYKPEITATPDAPEFARERIRELGPVSLPEKITLGVFILLLALWAGVPGWLFGSEYNVNPTTAAFIGLAALLCSGVLSWDDVLKNKGAWDTVVWFAALVMMASFLGKLGLIKWVSLTVGGGIDHLGIGWTGGMLLLVLFYVYSHYFFASTTAHITAMFAAFYAAGLALGAPPMLLGLTLAFSSSLMMSLTHYGTGTAPIIFGSGYTTLGEWWKTGLVMSIVNLVIWIIAGSLWWKLLGYW
- a CDS encoding GNAT family N-acetyltransferase, coding for MTTEAPVFLLAPPQRDEADYLTRLCLRSKQHWGYDEKFMATCRDELTITSADFDRSRLMTARINGKIAGVVQLTINRQEENGKLSKLFVHPDYLHQGIGSALYQWAVSSARTQCISALLVDADPNAEAFYIRQGAIRIGETPSESLPGRVLPLLLISLH
- a CDS encoding DUF4056 domain-containing protein encodes the protein MRVFISAIIMMVLLSGCQSRMADVPVIRADLSPQTTETAAQAFPVADKVGAPDGLRPCCAFGYDLQAKLGPVPVPFYTIGNVLTAGDLGEHVYNDSFWFGVAEVIGLSNENLGIIYSRHGGFIDIAHVRDTADYTYYLFTQIYPHLGNARMLILSDELFSRRIQFRHFIPPQDPAERYTLSVYLAARLAFRLAAWHEIAQWYGYHSVPGFPEEISAFTPEDLYSNLLGARLAITLLLQGHGGSVADFNRGMESILPLALAQLDAQPAAVTRQMFDSIDGRWWDKRQRVPEKFLVLRRDYSVSDDRLPSQPARETAAGLRLALPQHYRGWPLADLASFELWRTNNPGNLPVTALPFTEADFPALTAHAAAEDKKTAPVSVQRNQ
- a CDS encoding BamA/TamA family outer membrane protein produces the protein MIFRYFSAGLAFAGLVAVHTAKAGYLPSREQIDDALSGLGSNNQFDRSKTIDWGVLPGPFYTPELELGVGVALVGMYQADSDPDSKISTLSLSGFASSTGAFGLNLNNYTYLDNDNWRFYLSGTINNVPTDYWGKGYQAGRVKDHFGEYKSQQLRLTPSLLRRVADNTYIGLGWDFSTLNAASPDKPFSRYMDEHDYDRHAVSSGVSATFSYDSRDFLPNARQGQALDLRYTWYAPSLGSDTRFNTTEIQYNYYYPLDDKTVLAFDNYARFASGDVPWDQYSRLGNGRQMRGYYDGRYQDNHVFASQVEYRRKLDWRHGIVLWAGGGTMSESARHLGGGHWLPNVGVGYRFEFKPRMNVRLDFGGGKQSSGFYFQVGEAF